TGGCCCGGCGTCGGGGTAAGTGTTAGGCACCAGGGCCCCATGGGAGCTGGCATGGCTGATGGGGAGTGCACCAGGCAGGGCCTCCCTGCCGccgtttcttcatctctaaaatggaccTCGGCATCAGGCGTTGAGGCCAGGGGGAGGTCATGATGTACAAACTGCCTAAACAGGTGGTAGCAGCAGTAGCTCTGAGTAGGAGAATCGGGGACCCCAGCAGAACAGGGTGCCCGAGCCGCATGGTCATAGCCACTGGCTTGTGGTTATACCTCAGGCATGGGCGGGGTGCTCTCCTGCAGCATCCAGCACAGCACTGCTGGGAAGGGGGGCTGAGCGCACACACTGCTACTTGTGTTCACGAAGGCTCTGGTGATGAGCATGTACCACCTTTATTAAGGAACTCCATGAACAACTGGATCCAGGACTTGTAGGAGCCCCCAGCTCAGCACCCACGCAGGAGGGGTTCCcaggccccccgcccccttccctgcctccctgtggTGGGTGGTAAGAGCATATGAGACCAGGGCACTGCCTCAGCCATTAGACCAAGATCAGTGCCAGCCCTTAAGAGGCTTCTATCCTCGAGGGACAGCAAGTTCCGGCTAGGCCCTCCCATCTTGGCCATGCTCGGGCTTTTTACTGCTAAAAAGCTGGGGGCACAGGCCATGTTGCCCCTTACTGCTGTCTTGTGAGCCCACGGGAGAGGCTGTGCTCTCAGAGTGGTCTGTGGCTGCCCCTGACCAGAGGGAGCAGGGCCACTCTGGCTGATGCTCGGGCCAGGCCCCCTGGGGGTCTCTTGAGGAGCCCCACCTGCTTCCTTCCTGCCCAGCAGACTGCATGGAGTTGTGGAGCTTGAAGTAGGTTGGATGTTGGTGCATGTTTCCTCCTTCCACCCTGGGTGGGGGCCTAGGTCTTCCTTTGGagcccttctcctcttcccctgtgGGCCCACTCTCTTCCTGTCCCCTTGGGAAGGGGAAGATGGTTATGCTTCAGTACTTCACCACGGCTTGGTAGCTGCCTCGGCCTCTGAGGTGGTGTACCTAGGGCTCTCAGGCAAGGGCTCTTCCAGATGGCCCCAGTTCCAGTCCTCGTGGGATGTGTGGGCACCAGTAGGTCCTGCTAGGGTCTAGGGCCTTTGGGCCCTGTGTTagagcagagcaggagagagggtggggagcccAGCCCCTCCATTAGTGATTGGGGCTGCTGTGGTTGAGGTCAAGGCCGTGCAGGAGGCTGGAGGACCAAGCCCAGCGCTCCCACCAGCATCTGGCAGTTGTCAGGGCGGCAGCAGGGAGCAGGGCGAGCAGCGGGTGGCAAGTGGCCTGGCTCTGGGCCCAGGGCAGCCTAGGTCATCACCAGGCCCTCAGAGCCCGTGGAGCTAGCAGACTCAGAGCCAGCCTTGAGCCGCAGGCCCACAGGATTGTAGAGATCAAAGTCCTCGGCTACTGCCAGCTGCACACGCCCATTGAGGCCCCTCCTGCCCGGCTCCAGAAAGACCACATGCTTGTGGACACTGGCCTTGCGGCTGGGTACATCCGGTGGTGTGCTGAGCACTGAGGACTGTGCGCTCAGCTCCTGGAGGGGGCTGGGTGCCCGGGGCCAGCGGCGGCAGTGGCAGGTGCGACGGTAGCAGCGGCGGCAGCCTGGGCAGGGTGGCGCAAAAAGGTAGAGCAGCACAAGCACCAGGCCCACAGCGCAGCCCAGCAGGGTGGTGAAGCCTGTGTTGAAAGCCTCGGGCTCAGGGTGTGGGAAATGCACGCTCACGTTGTACTCGTGCGTCTGGTTGTGATGCAGGCGGGGCCCGGCTGCCAGGCACACAAAGACCCCCTCGTGCTGCGGCTGCACATTGCTGATGGCCAAGCTGCCATCAGCCAGCACTGCGATGCTGCCGTCTCGGGATCCTGGTGCCACCAGCAGCTCGTGCTGTGGTGACACCCAGGCGATGCGCACAGCTGGGGCACTGGTGTTGCAGTGCAGCCTCAGGGACCGACCCATCTGCACGTGCAGCTGCACTTCGGGCTGCTCTAGGCCCTGAGCCAGGGCAGCTGAGCAATTCTCAAAGACACGGCTGTGCTCAAAGAAGCGCACACGGGATGTGGGTACCTTGAAGGCCAGGCACATGTACTCTCCGGCAAAGTCACTCACAGCGCTTAGGCCCCGCTGATGCCAGCGCTGCAGCAGGTGGTAGAGACGGCAGTCACAGGGTAATGGATTGTTGTGCAGGTAAAGGCCATTCTTAAGAAAGGCTGGCAGTGCAGCCAGGTCAGGTACTGGGATGCGTCCCAGGCGGTTGGAGGAGAGATCCAGAGTACGTAGGTGGGTCGTGCCCAGACCGTGCAGGTGgtcaaaagagaaggaggagagttCGTTGCAGCCCAGGTAGAGACGGCTGAGTGCGCCCAGGCCATGGAAGGCGTGCTCATCCAAGTGCGCTAAGCGGTTATTGAACAGAAGCAGCCTCTCGAGCGCCCCCAACCCTTCGAGGTCGTGGCGGCCAAGCGCCCGCAGCGCGTTAGATGATAAATCGAGTAGCTGCAGGCCGCTGGCGTTGGTGAAGACTCCGTGACCTAGCACGACTAGTTCGTTGTGGCCTAGGCGCAGGGCGCGCAGCCGGGAGAGTGGCGCCAGCCAGCCGGGGCGGAGGCGCTGGAGCGCGTTGTGGCTCAGGTCGAGGTCCGCAGCAGCGGCAGGCAACGCAGCCGGCACGTCCTGCAACCCCAGGCCCGCGCAGCTCAGCAGGTCAGCGGCGCACACACATCTGTAGGGGCAGTTATGGGGTGCGGAGGGCAAAAAGCCCTCTGAGCCCAGACTGCCCACCCCAACACGCGGCATGCACAGCAGTGTGCCCAGCAGCACCAGCCAGGCCATGGTGGTGATTGCCGGGGGTGGAATGGGGCAGTTCTGTGTGGGGCGCGGCTCCAGGACTCACCCACTTCTGCTGGATGTGGGCTCCACCCCACACGCCAACCGCCCCTGCTTCCCGGGTCCAGGTCGGGACTTGGGGCCGAGCTCCACTCAGCACTCCCTCCACCGGCTTCCCCAGCTCTCCGGGTGCTTCCCCGATCGGCTTCTAAATACTCTCCTGGAGGAGGGCGGGGCCTCGGCCTCCCATTGGCCCCAGGCCGCAGGGGgtggggcacccccccccccaaccttgaCCTAGGTCCCAGGGTGGCCGCCAGAGGGGGCGCGAGTCCGTCTCTGATGTCCCAGCCTGTTCTTAGCCTATGGCTTTCCCCGGTGCCTGTCTTCCCGGGAATAGTAGCAGGGAAACCTGGGAGGCACGCCTTTAAGCTGCTAgtgctatttatttgttttctttggagttAGTGTATATTAGGGGGTAGGTAGGCTTTCAGTATCTGCTAGTCACCCATTTAAACTGGTACAAGGGCTGTATGGGTTCTTACTGGGACCCAGGACTGGGCGGGGAGGGTAGGGGGTGTGGCAGTGTGAGCAGCAGGGAGGTGAGGTGGGACAGAGGCAATTCAGGTGGGCTGAAttgtccaccccacccctccaatAGGTATCGTTTTCAGATAGGCCCAACCTTCTGACTACCCTTGCACCCTCTCCCACCCAGGACAGAAAGAGCCACGTCAGTGCTCCTGGCTGATCCTTGCTTCCAGCTCCGCTCTATATGCTATCTCCTGGGGCAGCCAGAGCCTCCTGCCCCTGGCACTGTCCTGCCTGCCCCTGACCGGAAGCGCTTCTCCCTACAGAGCTGTGAGTGGGCCAGGGGTGGGTCAGGGAAGAGGGATCTGGGACTGGCCTAGGTGAGGAGTCTCCAGAAGAGCAAATTCCCAAGTTGTGGTATTTAAGAGGCACTGGGTTGGTTCTAGGACCACATTGGGTCTGACAACTGCCACCAACCCCCAGACACAGATTACATCAGCGTTGAGGAGCTGGCCCAGGTGGAACAGATGCTGGCACACCTGACTTCTGCGTCGGCCCAGGCAGCAGCTGCCTCCCTGGTGAGTGGGAGCCACTGCACACACGTCCACACCACCCAAACACACGTTAGCACAAATGTGCATACCACACAGGCGTGGCATGTGTCCTTGTCTGGGTATCTGACCCCAGCCCACCCTGCACTCTGCTCCCTGCAGCCCACCAGCGAGGAGGATCTCTGCCCCATCTGCTATGCTCACCCCATTTCTGCCGTGTTCCAGCCCTGTGGCCACAAGTCCTGCAAGTAAGTGGGCCCCATTGGTGCAGGGGGCTGGGGAAGCAGCAGGGATACACagaccctcctcctcctcccgttGTAGAGCCTGCATCAACCAGCATCTGATGAACAACAAGGATTGCTTCTTCTGCAAAGCCACCATCGTGTCTGTAGAGGACTGGGAGAAGGCAGCCAGTACCAGTACCACTTCCTCGGCAGCCTAGCCCACACAGCAGCAGCCTCCACCCTTGAACTCAGACCCAGGCTGGGCCCTATTTATGAGCTCCTCTTGCCCTATTCCCCATGTCCTCCCCCATCCCCGCCATGTCCAACCTCCTTGTCTGAGCGTAACCTCATTGGCGGGAACCCAGCCGTGTCCTAATTGTGCCTGAGCTTGACTTTCAGTCAGGGCCACAGTGAACATTAAATTATTATTCCATACAGCCCTGGCCCGGACCTTCTTGAGGGAGTAGGCTTTGTAGAGGATGCCCAGCAAGGATCCTGCCAGATTACGTCCACAAGAGAGGGCAGGTGTCCAACAGCTTCAGCCTTGTCTAGTCCTCTGAGATAACGGCGAGTCCAGGGCCTTTTGATGTGTCAAGCCAGAGCTCCCCATGCCAGTAGGGAAATGGAGATTCAGCCAGCCCCATGGTATCCCCTCACATGATGATGCGTGGTTCCGGCACCGACTCGCCAATAGACTTGTGGGGCAGCACACTGGCCCCGTTGAGGTAGAGCTCGTCGTTAACTATGACGTCCTCACCCAGCACTGTCACGTTCTCCATGCGCACCTCGAGGGAGGGGGCAGGCCTGGTCAGCAAGGCAGGCAcattccctgtccctctccccatctgGCCCAGCCCACAGGCTTACCCACTGGCCCACGCGGCAGCGCCAGCCCACAATGCAGGACTCGAGCCAGGAGTGGGATCGGATATGGGCGTCTCGCAGCACTGTGCATCGCCGGATGCACACACCATCCTCCACTACCACGCCAGGACCCAGACTCACGTTGGGGCCGATGCTGCAGTTCTGGCCAATGCGGGCACTTGGGTCCTAAGGACAATGAGGGAAATACAAGTGAACCACTTGTCTCCTGAgatgaaggggtgggggggggacgtGGGTTTACGATGGGCTGGGCAGGGGCCTTACCACCAGCACATTGCCCACAATGCCAGGGCCTGAGCACAGTTGCTCAGGCTGCTTCTGTCGCAGGGACTGTAGGAAGAGGCACATGCCAGTGAGAAAATCCTTGGGTTGCCCTATGTCCATCCAGAAGCCTGTTGGGAGGAAATGCATCAGGGGGCTCAGCCcagcctcaccccacccccagcctgtggcctccctgcctcacccTGCAGCTCCATGGCATATAGCTGCCCCTCCGTGGCCATGACAGGAAAGATCTCCTTCTCAATGGATGTAGGTTGCAGCTGTGGGAGTGGGCAACTCGTAAGCAGGGTCAGGGGGGTAGgggcctgccctgccccagcccacccaGCAGCTGGCTTCTACACACCTGGATGCGCCGCAGCACTGCAGGGTTCAGAATGTACATGCCTGCGTTGATCTTGTTGGACACAAACACCTGCGGCTTCTCCACGAACCGGTGAATGCGGCCTGTGTCAGCCTCACATACCACCACACCATACTTAGAGGGTTCCTCCACTTTGGTCACCTGAGTAGAGGGGGACCTCAGGCCCAATCCAGTGTGCCTGAGCCTTGATATGCTATGCATACTGTCCTAAATCTCCGGGGCTGTGCCCCAAATGCTTAAAGACACATACTGCACAGCCCTGCACCCACAACACAAGCAGATAGTTAAGGGCCGCAGACTGGAAGAGGCTGGGCATCGGGGCAGGAGTG
The Panthera uncia isolate 11264 chromosome A2, Puncia_PCG_1.0, whole genome shotgun sequence genome window above contains:
- the AMIGO3 gene encoding amphoterin-induced protein 3; translation: MAWLVLLGTLLCMPRVGVGSLGSEGFLPSAPHNCPYRCVCAADLLSCAGLGLQDVPAALPAAAADLDLSHNALQRLRPGWLAPLSRLRALRLGHNELVVLGHGVFTNASGLQLLDLSSNALRALGRHDLEGLGALERLLLFNNRLAHLDEHAFHGLGALSRLYLGCNELSSFSFDHLHGLGTTHLRTLDLSSNRLGRIPVPDLAALPAFLKNGLYLHNNPLPCDCRLYHLLQRWHQRGLSAVSDFAGEYMCLAFKVPTSRVRFFEHSRVFENCSAALAQGLEQPEVQLHVQMGRSLRLHCNTSAPAVRIAWVSPQHELLVAPGSRDGSIAVLADGSLAISNVQPQHEGVFVCLAAGPRLHHNQTHEYNVSVHFPHPEPEAFNTGFTTLLGCAVGLVLVLLYLFAPPCPGCRRCYRRTCHCRRWPRAPSPLQELSAQSSVLSTPPDVPSRKASVHKHVVFLEPGRRGLNGRVQLAVAEDFDLYNPVGLRLKAGSESASSTGSEGLVMT
- the GMPPB gene encoding mannose-1-phosphate guanyltransferase beta, which translates into the protein MKALILVGGYGTRLRPLTLSIPKPLVDFCNKPILLHQVEALAAAGVDHVILAVSYMSQVLEKEMKAQEQRLGIRISMSHEEEPLGTAGPLALARDLLSETADPFFVLNSDVICDFPFQAMVQFHRHHGQEGSILVTKVEEPSKYGVVVCEADTGRIHRFVEKPQVFVSNKINAGMYILNPAVLRRIQLQPTSIEKEIFPVMATEGQLYAMELQGFWMDIGQPKDFLTGMCLFLQSLRQKQPEQLCSGPGIVGNVLVDPSARIGQNCSIGPNVSLGPGVVVEDGVCIRRCTVLRDAHIRSHSWLESCIVGWRCRVGQWVRMENVTVLGEDVIVNDELYLNGASVLPHKSIGESVPEPRIIM